Proteins from one uncultured Anaeromusa sp. genomic window:
- a CDS encoding rubrerythrin, protein MAYGKNESREASPLEQTLIWLREDLVGELEAINQYQWHIDNIDNEEIKGLLAHIRDDEKEHVAELTHLITRVDEIQKEKFLEDHTAGGEHVVDGEAEEVPAMTVGSLFGKK, encoded by the coding sequence ATGGCTTATGGAAAAAATGAGTCCCGAGAAGCAAGTCCGTTGGAACAGACGTTGATTTGGCTGCGTGAGGATTTGGTGGGCGAACTGGAAGCCATCAATCAATACCAGTGGCATATTGACAATATTGATAACGAAGAAATTAAGGGCCTTTTGGCACACATACGGGATGACGAAAAAGAGCATGTAGCCGAACTGACGCATTTGATTACGCGGGTTGATGAAATTCAAAAGGAAAAGTTTTTAGAGGACCATACAGCAGGCGGCGAGCATGTGGTTGACGGCGAGGCGGAAGAAGTTCCGGCTATGACCGTAGGCAGCTTGTTTGGGAAAAAATAA
- a CDS encoding SagB/ThcOx family dehydrogenase, with the protein MRKPAGQEFMKKTRLDGGVPTPQQMGLAQPRLETEVDRSLPIFNLPQPDTFPVMPVDFLAFIELRTSVREYAGKALTQEELSFLLWCTQGVKQVVPRAATFRTVPSAGARHALETYLLINRVEGLEPGLYRFLALDHQLQQLSTEGAWPAVLSHACKGQEFVKNSAVTFFWVAESPRMTWRYGERGYRYLFLDAGHVCQNLYLSSEAVGCGCCAIGAFDDEALHDLLDLGEEERFVVYGAAVGKKYKVE; encoded by the coding sequence ATGCGAAAGCCTGCGGGGCAGGAGTTTATGAAAAAGACCCGTCTGGACGGCGGCGTGCCGACGCCGCAGCAGATGGGGCTGGCGCAGCCGCGGCTGGAAACGGAGGTTGACCGTAGTCTTCCTATTTTCAATTTGCCGCAGCCGGATACCTTTCCGGTTATGCCGGTTGATTTTCTGGCCTTCATTGAATTGCGCACAAGCGTGCGCGAATATGCGGGGAAAGCTTTGACCCAGGAGGAGCTGTCCTTTCTGCTTTGGTGTACTCAAGGGGTCAAGCAGGTAGTGCCAAGGGCGGCTACCTTTCGTACTGTTCCTTCCGCCGGGGCGCGGCACGCCCTGGAGACGTACCTGCTCATTAACCGTGTCGAAGGACTGGAACCAGGGCTGTACCGTTTTTTAGCGTTGGATCATCAATTGCAGCAGCTTAGCACGGAAGGGGCTTGGCCGGCAGTGCTCAGTCATGCTTGCAAAGGACAGGAATTTGTAAAAAACAGTGCGGTCACCTTCTTTTGGGTGGCGGAATCACCGCGCATGACTTGGCGTTACGGCGAACGAGGCTATCGCTATTTATTTTTAGATGCCGGCCATGTTTGTCAGAATTTGTATCTTAGCAGCGAAGCGGTTGGCTGTGGCTGCTGCGCCATCGGCGCTTTTGATGATGAAGCGCTGCATGATCTTTTGGATTTAGGCGAAGAAGAGCGCTTCGTCGTTTACGGAGCGGCTGTAGGGAAAAAGTATAAAGTCGAATAG
- the hisG gene encoding ATP phosphoribosyltransferase: MTSSDMNYLTVALPKGKLFAKAAELLGRIGYTADDLSEKSRKLVLTNEEKKVRFIITKTADLPTYVEYGAADVGIIGKDVLLEEERDVYELLDLGFGRCRLMVAVPRAMKREKLSDYAHMRVATKYPKVAEKFFYQQGIQVEIIKLNGSIELAPMVGLAELIVDIVETGTTLKENQLDEIAPIEEATARFIANRVSFKMKFDRIQAMVEGLRALLQEEGKQ; encoded by the coding sequence ATGACTTCGAGTGATATGAATTACCTGACGGTAGCTTTGCCTAAAGGGAAATTGTTTGCCAAGGCGGCGGAATTGTTGGGACGCATTGGCTATACAGCCGACGATCTCAGCGAAAAATCGCGCAAGCTGGTATTGACGAACGAAGAAAAGAAAGTGCGCTTTATTATTACTAAGACTGCGGATTTGCCGACCTATGTAGAATATGGAGCGGCGGATGTGGGCATTATCGGCAAAGACGTATTGCTGGAAGAAGAGCGGGATGTTTATGAATTGCTGGATCTCGGTTTTGGACGCTGCCGCCTGATGGTGGCGGTGCCGCGGGCTATGAAGAGGGAAAAGCTGAGTGACTATGCGCACATGCGGGTGGCTACGAAATATCCCAAGGTGGCGGAGAAGTTTTTTTATCAGCAGGGAATTCAAGTGGAGATTATCAAGCTCAACGGCTCGATTGAGCTGGCGCCTATGGTGGGGCTGGCGGAGCTGATTGTAGATATCGTGGAAACTGGCACAACATTGAAGGAAAATCAGCTGGATGAGATCGCGCCGATTGAAGAAGCGACAGCTCGTTTTATTGCTAACCGCGTGAGCTTCAAAATGAAGTTTGACCGCATTCAAGCTATGGTGGAAGGCCTCCGCGCCTTGCTGCAGGAGGAGGGAAAGCAATGA
- the hisA gene encoding 1-(5-phosphoribosyl)-5-[(5-phosphoribosylamino)methylideneamino]imidazole-4-carboxamide isomerase, whose amino-acid sequence MILFPAIDIRGGNCVRLTEGRFDQETVYGHNPAAMALRWQEAGAEYLHIVDLDGALAGKPANLAAVEEILKTVNLPVQLGGGIRNLQTVELLLAKGVRRVILGSVAVRQPDLVKEACRLFGDAIVVGIDAKDGVAAVEGWGISGGMEATELAKRMAAVGVARIIYTDISRDGTLSGVNAEATALLAEAAGIPVIASGGVKDLGDIREVGRVASRGVEGVIIGKALYTGSLDLQEALQVAKGGEAAC is encoded by the coding sequence ATGATACTTTTTCCGGCAATTGATATTCGCGGCGGCAATTGCGTCCGTCTCACAGAAGGCCGCTTTGACCAGGAAACGGTCTATGGCCATAACCCTGCCGCTATGGCGCTGCGCTGGCAGGAGGCTGGCGCGGAATACCTGCATATAGTGGATCTTGATGGCGCTTTAGCGGGCAAGCCTGCCAATCTGGCAGCGGTAGAAGAAATTTTAAAAACCGTAAACTTGCCGGTGCAGCTTGGCGGCGGCATTCGCAACCTGCAAACGGTGGAGCTGCTTTTGGCTAAAGGCGTTCGCCGGGTGATTTTAGGCTCAGTAGCGGTGCGCCAGCCTGACTTGGTTAAAGAAGCCTGCCGTCTTTTTGGCGACGCCATTGTTGTGGGCATTGACGCCAAAGACGGCGTTGCAGCGGTGGAAGGATGGGGAATCAGCGGCGGCATGGAAGCGACGGAGCTGGCGAAGCGCATGGCGGCTGTAGGCGTCGCTCGTATTATTTACACCGATATCAGCCGCGACGGAACCCTAAGCGGCGTCAACGCCGAGGCTACGGCGCTTTTGGCCGAAGCGGCCGGTATTCCGGTTATTGCGTCAGGTGGCGTCAAGGATTTAGGGGATATTCGCGAAGTCGGTCGTGTTGCGTCTCGCGGCGTAGAAGGGGTCATTATCGGTAAGGCTCTCTATACAGGCAGCTTGGATTTGCAGGAGGCTTTGCAAGTAGCGAAAGGAGGCGAAGCGGCATGCTGA
- the hisF gene encoding imidazole glycerol phosphate synthase subunit HisF, producing MLTKRIIPCLDVKDGRVVKGTNFVGLRDAGDPVELASRYDGELADELVFLDITASCEERNTMVQVVERTASQVFIPFTVGGGIRGVEDVRRMLTAGADKASFNTAAVKNPQLLRECANAFGRQCIVLAVDAKACGDNRWEVYVNGGRTPTGMDVLEWIRKATELGAGEILLTSMDKDGTKDGYDIPLTRAVAEAVNVPVIASGGAGEMSHFYDVLTAGKADAVLAASVFHYGQFTVRQVKDYLRSRQVEVRY from the coding sequence ATGCTGACGAAGCGTATCATTCCCTGCTTGGACGTGAAAGACGGCCGGGTGGTCAAAGGAACAAATTTTGTCGGCCTTCGCGACGCTGGCGATCCGGTAGAACTGGCATCGCGCTATGACGGCGAGCTGGCGGATGAACTGGTCTTCCTTGATATTACCGCTTCTTGCGAAGAACGCAATACGATGGTGCAGGTTGTGGAGCGTACGGCGTCACAAGTCTTTATTCCCTTTACCGTCGGCGGCGGTATTCGCGGCGTGGAGGATGTGCGGCGCATGTTGACGGCTGGAGCCGATAAGGCTTCTTTTAATACAGCGGCAGTCAAAAATCCTCAATTGCTGCGTGAATGCGCTAACGCCTTTGGGCGGCAGTGTATCGTGCTGGCAGTAGATGCGAAAGCCTGCGGCGATAATCGCTGGGAAGTCTATGTCAATGGCGGCAGGACGCCGACAGGTATGGATGTGTTGGAATGGATCCGTAAGGCTACGGAATTGGGAGCCGGAGAAATTCTGCTCACAAGCATGGACAAGGACGGCACAAAAGACGGCTATGACATTCCGCTGACACGCGCTGTGGCAGAGGCGGTCAATGTGCCTGTGATCGCATCCGGCGGCGCCGGCGAGATGAGTCATTTTTATGATGTTTTAACCGCTGGCAAAGCGGACGCGGTGCTGGCGGCTTCGGTATTTCACTATGGACAATTTACAGTGCGGCAGGTTAAAGACTATTTGCGAAGCCGCCAAGTGGAGGTGCGTTATTAA
- the hisD gene encoding histidinol dehydrogenase, translating to MIRQKKASELGREGCEALLRKPAFDEVELGEKAKARIKESFGEELSAVQVVQRIVDDVRRRKNEALCDYTQRFDGAQLTADTLEVTAAEWEEACQAVDEALLTSIRRAVANVRRYHSEQLPKSWLTYREHGAMLGQNSRPLDRVGLYVPGGTATYPSSVIMNAVPAAVAGVREIIMVAPPDRQGRLAPCVLAAAREAGVHRVFKVGGAQAVAALAFGTETVPKVDKITGPGNIFVTLAKKAVYGHCDIDMLAGPSEILILADDSARADYIAADMLSQAEHDVLASSVLLTDSERLATAVEIELERQLALLPRRDMAAAALEKNGLILVTDSIEEAAELANVAAPEHLEVLTAQPFALLPQLRHAGAIFLGPYSPEPLGDYFAGPNHVLPTGGTARFYSVLNVETFMKKTSLIAYTQEALSAVADDVIRLAEAEGLQAHANAVKVRRND from the coding sequence ATGATTCGCCAAAAAAAAGCAAGTGAGTTGGGCCGTGAAGGCTGTGAGGCGTTATTGCGCAAGCCTGCCTTTGATGAAGTGGAGCTGGGAGAAAAGGCTAAGGCGCGCATTAAAGAATCCTTCGGGGAGGAATTATCCGCCGTGCAGGTTGTGCAGCGGATTGTAGATGATGTGCGTCGTCGCAAAAATGAAGCTCTTTGCGATTATACGCAGCGCTTCGACGGGGCGCAGCTGACGGCGGACACGCTGGAAGTGACGGCGGCGGAGTGGGAAGAAGCCTGTCAAGCGGTGGATGAGGCGTTGTTGACAAGTATTCGCCGGGCGGTGGCCAATGTGCGCCGCTACCACAGCGAGCAGCTCCCTAAATCCTGGCTGACCTATCGGGAGCATGGGGCCATGCTGGGACAGAACAGCCGGCCGTTGGATCGGGTTGGTTTGTATGTGCCAGGCGGCACAGCCACCTATCCTTCGTCAGTTATCATGAACGCTGTTCCCGCGGCGGTTGCTGGCGTGCGGGAGATTATCATGGTAGCTCCTCCAGACCGTCAGGGACGATTAGCTCCCTGTGTGTTGGCGGCGGCGCGCGAAGCCGGGGTGCATCGGGTATTTAAAGTGGGCGGCGCTCAGGCCGTGGCCGCGTTGGCCTTTGGTACGGAAACCGTGCCCAAAGTGGATAAGATTACCGGACCTGGCAATATTTTTGTTACCTTAGCCAAGAAAGCTGTTTACGGTCACTGTGATATTGATATGCTGGCCGGGCCCAGCGAGATTCTAATTTTAGCAGATGACAGCGCCCGAGCGGATTATATTGCCGCTGATATGCTCAGCCAGGCCGAGCATGATGTACTGGCTTCAAGCGTGCTGCTTACGGACAGTGAAAGACTGGCAACGGCGGTGGAAATCGAGCTGGAGCGTCAGTTGGCGCTTTTGCCGCGCCGTGATATGGCGGCGGCGGCTTTGGAGAAGAACGGTCTGATTTTGGTGACTGACTCCATCGAGGAAGCGGCGGAATTGGCCAATGTGGCCGCACCGGAGCACTTGGAGGTGCTGACGGCGCAACCTTTCGCCCTTTTGCCGCAACTGCGGCATGCGGGAGCTATCTTTTTAGGTCCTTATTCGCCGGAGCCGTTGGGCGATTATTTCGCTGGCCCCAACCATGTGCTGCCTACAGGCGGCACGGCAAGATTTTATTCAGTACTCAACGTAGAGACCTTTATGAAGAAAACCAGTTTGATTGCGTATACCCAGGAAGCGCTGAGTGCTGTGGCGGATGATGTCATCCGTTTGGCCGAAGCGGAAGGACTACAGGCGCATGCGAATGCAGTAAAGGTAAGGAGGAATGACTGA
- the hisB gene encoding imidazoleglycerol-phosphate dehydratase HisB, which translates to MRTAAVERRTAETKICLSVQLDEPKTPQVQTGLGFFDHMLVLLGRHGFLGLQLEVQGDLEVDGHHTVEDTGICLGQALQQALGDKIGIARYGTAFVPMDEALAMVSLDISGRPYLVFDAQLPFGKVGDFDLELVEEFLRALSVHAGLTLHVRLLSGKNAHHMVEAIFKALGRALADAMAKDSRVRGVLSTKGSLD; encoded by the coding sequence GTGCGTACGGCTGCGGTGGAGCGCCGCACGGCGGAAACCAAGATTTGCCTTTCGGTGCAACTGGATGAGCCGAAAACACCGCAGGTGCAGACCGGCCTTGGTTTTTTTGACCATATGCTGGTATTGCTGGGACGGCACGGCTTTTTGGGCTTGCAACTGGAAGTGCAGGGCGATCTGGAAGTGGACGGTCATCATACGGTGGAAGATACTGGCATTTGCCTGGGACAGGCGTTGCAGCAGGCGCTGGGAGATAAAATCGGCATAGCGCGCTATGGCACGGCCTTTGTGCCGATGGACGAGGCGCTGGCGATGGTCAGCCTGGACATAAGTGGCCGCCCGTATCTTGTTTTTGATGCGCAGTTACCCTTTGGCAAGGTCGGCGACTTTGATTTAGAGCTGGTGGAAGAGTTTTTGCGGGCCTTGTCGGTGCATGCAGGGCTGACTTTGCATGTGCGCTTGTTGTCCGGTAAGAATGCGCATCATATGGTAGAAGCTATCTTTAAAGCGTTGGGACGGGCGTTGGCGGACGCCATGGCTAAAGACAGCCGGGTTAGGGGCGTTCTTTCGACGAAGGGCAGCTTGGATTAG
- a CDS encoding family 1 encapsulin nanocompartment shell protein, protein MDYLDRKSAPLTDGEWARVDQAVVETARTMLVARRVIDVLGPMGSGVYSIPYSVFSGKSPTGIDMVGETEEFVVEASHRATVNLPMLYKDFKIMWRDVEADRHLGLPLDVSTAAVAANYVAVQEDSLIFNGNAELGHTGLFNVAGRLTQKMSDWSETGAALADVVKAVGALSEAGHYGPYAMVVSPMLFGKLVRVFGNTGMLELDQVKAILTGGVHYSNVISGNKAVVLATGTQNLNLAIGQDMATAYMGATNMNHVFRVLETAALLVRRPDAICTLEG, encoded by the coding sequence ATGGACTATTTGGATCGTAAATCAGCGCCTTTGACAGATGGAGAATGGGCTCGTGTAGACCAGGCGGTTGTTGAAACAGCGCGTACTATGCTGGTAGCGCGGCGCGTTATAGATGTCTTGGGACCCATGGGGTCGGGAGTGTACAGCATTCCTTATTCCGTATTCAGCGGGAAATCTCCCACTGGCATTGACATGGTGGGCGAAACGGAAGAATTTGTGGTGGAAGCCAGTCATCGGGCGACGGTGAATCTGCCGATGTTGTATAAGGATTTCAAAATCATGTGGCGTGACGTGGAGGCGGACCGTCATCTGGGACTGCCGTTGGATGTGTCGACAGCAGCCGTGGCCGCCAACTATGTAGCGGTGCAGGAAGATTCTTTGATCTTTAACGGCAATGCCGAACTAGGACATACCGGGCTCTTTAACGTAGCTGGCCGTCTGACGCAGAAGATGAGTGACTGGAGCGAGACTGGCGCGGCTTTGGCGGATGTAGTGAAAGCCGTAGGCGCTCTTTCCGAAGCGGGGCATTATGGGCCGTACGCTATGGTGGTGAGCCCGATGCTGTTCGGCAAGCTGGTGCGCGTTTTCGGCAATACGGGCATGCTGGAACTGGATCAGGTAAAGGCTATTCTAACTGGCGGCGTCCATTATTCGAACGTCATTTCCGGCAATAAAGCCGTTGTTTTGGCTACAGGCACACAGAATTTGAATTTGGCCATCGGCCAAGATATGGCGACAGCTTATATGGGCGCCACGAATATGAATCATGTGTTCCGCGTGCTGGAAACGGCGGCCCTCTTGGTGCGTCGTCCTGACGCTATCTGCACCTTGGAAGGCTAA
- a CDS encoding ABC-F family ATP-binding cassette domain-containing protein — protein MGTIRVQQVGKAFGIETLFQNVSFEVRRGDKIGIIGANGAGKTTLFRCLLGTEQHDEGQISWPTGETVGHVEQQGDFGAVTLYEELRQAYEDVLACGEEMRRLEKELADEKEPEELERKMAAYARATEHFERGGGYEVDATIRKVAFGLGFTEEDFGREAAAFSGGQKTRILLARALLRQPDFLFLDEPTNHLDIAMTKWLEEFLRGYAGGMLIISHDRYFLDRVATRILELESGTVTAYEGNYSRYLEQKALRMESLQRAYEKQQTVIAQTEEFIRRYKAGIKSKQARGRETRLARMERIVLPASQARFDHFAFSPPAECAERVLECKNMATAYGSRTIFEKLSLLIRRGDGVALVGPNGAGKTTLLKLILGELTPLRGEMKLGNRVKVGYFAQEHETLYGPHRLLDEIMSEYHLSEERSRGYLGAFLFRGDDVYKRIDDLSGGEKARLAFLKLMLSGANFLVLDEPTNHLDIPAREAVEEAIMAFPGTFLVVSHDRYFLDKVANCILELEDGVLREYVGNYSYYQEQKEAAQQLLADTAAEPDAKERTPQKPAAIAAPKEEPMPVAMSASRRKGDAERKLPKLEERIAELEMLLKWNEQQLYLPENLEQPEEMQRLAEEREKLAAQLDDVYAQWLELQEE, from the coding sequence ATGGGAACGATTCGGGTGCAACAAGTAGGCAAAGCCTTTGGCATAGAGACGCTGTTTCAAAATGTATCTTTTGAAGTGCGGCGCGGCGATAAAATTGGTATTATTGGAGCAAATGGCGCAGGCAAGACAACTCTGTTTCGCTGTCTTTTAGGAACCGAGCAGCATGACGAGGGGCAGATTTCCTGGCCGACTGGCGAAACCGTGGGCCATGTAGAACAGCAGGGCGATTTTGGAGCGGTTACGCTGTATGAAGAACTGCGCCAGGCATATGAAGATGTGCTGGCTTGCGGCGAAGAAATGCGGCGTTTGGAAAAAGAATTGGCTGACGAAAAAGAGCCGGAAGAACTGGAACGGAAAATGGCGGCCTATGCCAGGGCGACGGAGCATTTTGAGCGCGGCGGCGGTTATGAGGTAGATGCAACGATTCGTAAAGTGGCTTTTGGCTTGGGCTTTACAGAAGAAGATTTTGGGCGGGAAGCGGCTGCTTTTTCGGGCGGGCAGAAAACCCGTATATTGTTGGCTCGGGCGCTTTTGAGGCAGCCGGACTTTTTGTTTTTGGACGAACCGACAAACCATTTGGATATTGCCATGACGAAGTGGCTGGAGGAGTTTTTGCGCGGTTATGCCGGCGGCATGCTGATCATTTCGCATGACCGCTATTTTCTAGATCGCGTGGCCACGCGTATTTTGGAGCTGGAAAGCGGCACGGTTACCGCTTATGAAGGAAATTACAGCCGTTATTTGGAACAAAAAGCGCTGCGCATGGAGTCCTTGCAACGGGCTTATGAGAAGCAGCAGACTGTTATTGCGCAGACAGAAGAGTTTATTCGCCGCTATAAGGCGGGGATTAAATCGAAACAGGCTCGGGGGCGTGAGACTCGCCTGGCGCGCATGGAACGCATTGTATTGCCGGCTTCGCAAGCCCGCTTTGATCACTTTGCTTTTTCGCCGCCGGCGGAATGTGCGGAGCGGGTGCTGGAGTGCAAGAATATGGCAACTGCCTATGGAAGCCGCACCATTTTTGAAAAACTGTCTCTCTTAATTCGGCGCGGCGACGGCGTAGCGCTGGTGGGGCCGAATGGCGCAGGGAAAACAACGCTTTTGAAACTGATTCTGGGGGAATTAACGCCGCTCCGGGGGGAAATGAAGCTGGGTAATCGCGTAAAAGTTGGCTATTTTGCGCAGGAGCATGAGACTCTCTACGGTCCGCACCGCTTGTTGGATGAAATTATGAGCGAGTACCACTTGAGCGAAGAGCGCAGCCGAGGCTATCTGGGGGCGTTTTTATTTCGCGGCGACGACGTGTATAAGCGCATTGACGACTTGAGCGGCGGGGAGAAGGCAAGACTCGCTTTTTTAAAGCTCATGCTGTCAGGGGCCAATTTTCTGGTGCTGGACGAGCCGACGAACCATTTGGACATTCCGGCGCGCGAAGCGGTGGAAGAAGCGATTATGGCTTTTCCAGGCACCTTTTTGGTGGTGTCTCATGACCGGTATTTTCTTGACAAAGTGGCCAATTGCATTTTGGAACTGGAAGATGGCGTTTTGCGGGAATATGTAGGCAATTACAGTTACTACCAAGAGCAGAAGGAAGCGGCGCAGCAATTGCTGGCAGACACGGCTGCGGAGCCGGATGCCAAGGAGCGTACGCCTCAGAAGCCAGCGGCAATTGCTGCTCCTAAAGAAGAGCCGATGCCAGTTGCCATGAGCGCTTCTCGTCGCAAAGGCGACGCGGAGCGTAAGCTGCCTAAGCTGGAGGAACGCATTGCGGAACTGGAAATGCTGTTGAAATGGAATGAGCAGCAGCTGTACTTGCCGGAGAATCTGGAGCAGCCGGAAGAAATGCAGCGTCTGGCTGAAGAAAGAGAAAAATTGGCGGCACAGCTGGACGACGTTTATGCCCAGTGGCTGGAGCTGCAGGAAGAATAA
- the hisIE gene encoding bifunctional phosphoribosyl-AMP cyclohydrolase/phosphoribosyl-ATP diphosphatase HisIE, with the protein MEWEQLKFDDQGLLPAVIQDEATNAVLMVAYMNKEALEKTLASGVTWFFSRSRGRLWQKGETSGHVQKVKDIFYDCDGDTLLVKVEQSGVACHEGTFSCFSRRLENKTAVLAPEVDASEVYGASLPAVLGEVYDVIHQRKMAPVEGSYTTYLFEKGQDKILKKVGEEAAETIIASKNHDAGEILYEMADLWYHCLVLLAFHELTPQQLLLELKGRRKKGKGGKA; encoded by the coding sequence ATGGAATGGGAACAATTGAAATTTGACGACCAGGGCTTGCTGCCGGCGGTCATTCAGGATGAAGCGACAAACGCGGTGCTGATGGTCGCTTATATGAATAAAGAAGCGCTGGAGAAGACTCTGGCAAGCGGCGTGACTTGGTTTTTCAGCCGCAGCCGGGGGCGGCTGTGGCAAAAGGGAGAAACCTCCGGTCATGTGCAAAAGGTAAAGGATATTTTTTATGACTGTGATGGCGATACGCTGTTGGTTAAAGTGGAGCAAAGCGGCGTAGCTTGTCATGAAGGCACGTTTTCTTGCTTCAGTCGCCGTTTGGAGAATAAAACGGCTGTCTTAGCGCCGGAAGTGGATGCCTCTGAAGTGTATGGCGCATCGCTGCCGGCTGTGCTGGGTGAAGTGTATGATGTGATTCATCAGCGCAAAATGGCGCCTGTAGAAGGCTCTTATACAACGTATCTCTTTGAAAAAGGACAAGATAAGATTCTTAAAAAAGTCGGCGAAGAGGCGGCGGAAACCATCATTGCCTCGAAAAACCATGATGCCGGGGAAATTCTCTATGAAATGGCTGATTTGTGGTATCATTGCCTAGTGCTTTTGGCCTTCCATGAGCTGACGCCGCAGCAGCTGCTGCTGGAGCTGAAAGGGCGTCGTAAAAAGGGCAAAGGGGGAAAGGCCTAA
- the hisH gene encoding imidazole glycerol phosphate synthase subunit HisH, whose product MINIIDYGRGNLHSVQKALERLGAEVRVSSKPEDILSADKVILPGVGAFGDCMGNLERYGLVPAIRETAASGKPLLGICLGLQMLFEGSEEDPGVSGLGIFHGQVKLIEAPGLKIPHMGWNSLTWRQESILFRGLPAGSFVYFVHSYHAVPEDTSLVTAVTEYGGAVTAAVGQGNVQAVQFHPEKSGTVGLQILKNFKEWQP is encoded by the coding sequence ATGATCAACATCATTGATTACGGGCGGGGCAATCTGCACAGCGTGCAAAAAGCCTTGGAACGGCTGGGAGCCGAGGTGCGCGTCTCGTCCAAGCCGGAAGATATCTTGAGCGCGGATAAGGTGATTTTGCCAGGGGTCGGCGCTTTTGGCGACTGTATGGGAAACCTGGAACGCTACGGCTTGGTTCCGGCTATTCGGGAAACGGCTGCGTCCGGCAAGCCGCTACTGGGAATTTGCTTAGGTCTGCAGATGCTTTTTGAAGGCAGTGAAGAAGATCCTGGCGTGTCGGGACTAGGAATTTTTCACGGTCAAGTCAAGCTGATAGAGGCTCCGGGGCTGAAAATTCCTCACATGGGTTGGAACAGCCTGACGTGGCGGCAAGAATCGATTTTGTTTCGAGGGCTGCCAGCGGGAAGCTTCGTTTATTTCGTGCATAGTTATCACGCAGTGCCTGAAGATACATCGCTGGTGACGGCGGTGACGGAATACGGCGGGGCCGTAACGGCCGCCGTCGGCCAAGGCAATGTGCAGGCAGTGCAGTTTCATCCGGAAAAATCCGGAACCGTGGGTCTGCAGATCTTAAAAAACTTCAAGGAGTGGCAGCCATGA
- the hisC gene encoding histidinol-phosphate transaminase, with protein sequence MWTYRPGLEELPVYNVEESDWAVKLDANESPFNLPPRVAERVQDRLACLAFNRYPDLGKMGLREMLAESYGLAVEEVQVGGGSSEILAAICHALGGPGRGIVYPTPSFSMYGIYAKITDSVAVPVALNEQYQLDAAKVLQAARENNAALILLCNPNNPTGSVTPREEIERIIAGAPCPVVADEAYMEFYGESVVDLLPKYRHLIVARTFSKAYGLAAARVGYMLADAQVTTMISKLMMPYHVSAISLVVAETVWQMRDEFQPLIDTLVVERKRLAAELAKIPALTVYPSETNFIFGRSAKTQELVAYLMEKRICIRNFGGDLSDCFRISVGTSMENDALLREMRAFWERS encoded by the coding sequence ATGTGGACGTATCGTCCCGGCTTGGAAGAATTGCCGGTATATAACGTGGAAGAAAGCGATTGGGCTGTAAAGTTGGATGCCAACGAAAGCCCCTTTAATCTGCCGCCGCGAGTTGCGGAACGGGTGCAGGACCGGTTGGCTTGTTTGGCCTTTAACCGTTACCCGGATTTGGGGAAAATGGGGCTGCGGGAAATGCTGGCCGAATCCTATGGTTTAGCCGTAGAAGAGGTGCAGGTAGGCGGCGGTTCCAGCGAAATATTGGCCGCTATCTGTCATGCCTTGGGCGGACCAGGACGGGGGATTGTCTATCCGACGCCTTCTTTTTCCATGTATGGCATTTATGCGAAAATCACGGACAGCGTGGCTGTGCCGGTTGCTCTCAATGAACAATACCAACTGGATGCGGCTAAAGTGCTGCAGGCGGCCAGAGAGAACAACGCTGCACTGATTTTGCTTTGCAACCCCAATAATCCCACCGGGTCGGTGACGCCGCGCGAAGAAATCGAGCGCATTATCGCCGGTGCGCCTTGCCCGGTAGTGGCAGATGAAGCCTATATGGAATTCTATGGGGAGTCTGTAGTGGATTTGTTGCCGAAATACAGACATCTTATTGTGGCCAGAACTTTCTCCAAAGCCTATGGCCTGGCGGCGGCGCGGGTGGGCTACATGCTGGCGGATGCACAGGTTACGACGATGATCAGCAAACTGATGATGCCTTATCATGTGAGCGCTATCTCGTTGGTAGTGGCGGAAACGGTATGGCAGATGCGCGATGAGTTTCAACCATTGATTGACACCTTGGTGGTGGAACGCAAGCGTTTGGCGGCGGAGCTGGCTAAAATTCCGGCCCTGACGGTGTATCCGTCCGAGACGAATTTCATCTTTGGGCGCAGCGCTAAAACGCAAGAGCTGGTAGCGTATTTAATGGAAAAACGCATTTGTATTCGCAATTTCGGCGGCGATTTAAGCGACTGCTTCCGGATCAGTGTCGGGACCTCTATGGAGAATGATGCGTTGCTGCGTGAAATGCGGGCTTTTTGGGAGAGAAGCTAG